Proteins encoded in a region of the Nicotiana sylvestris unplaced genomic scaffold, ASM39365v2 Un00014, whole genome shotgun sequence genome:
- the LOC138884646 gene encoding nicotine N-demethylase CYP82E3-like: MYHLISPIEAIVGLVTFAFLLYFLWTKKQSKILNPLPPKIPGGWPVIGHLFYFKNNGDDDRHFSQKLGDLADKYGPVFTFRLGFRRFLAVSSYEAMKECFSTNDIHFADRPALLYGEYLCYNNAMLAVAKYGPYWKKNRKLVNQELLSVSRLEKFKHVRFSIVQKNIKELYDGDSPMVKINLSDWIDKLTFDIILKMVVGKTYNNGHGEILKAAFQKFMVQAMEIELYDVFHIPFFKWLDLTGNIKAMKQTFKDIDNIIQGWLDEHIKKRETKDVGGENEQDFIDVVLSKRSNEHLGDGYSHDTTIKATVFTLVLDATDTLALHIKWVMALMINNKNVMKKAQEEMDTIVGRDRWVEESDIKNLVYLQAIVKEVLRLHPPAPLSVQHLSVKDCVVNGYHIPKGTALLTNIMKLQRDPQIWADPDKFDPERFLTTHAAIDYRGQHYELIPFGTGRRACPAMNYSLQVEHLSIAHMIQGFNFATTTNEPLDMKQGVGLTLPKKTDVEVLITPRLPPTLYQY, encoded by the exons ATGTATCATCTTATTTCTCCCATAGAAGCCATTGTAGGACTTGTAACCTTTGCATTTCTACTCTACTTCCTATGGACAAAAAAACAATCAAAAATCCTAAACCCACTGCCTCCAAAAATCCCAGGTGGATGGCCAGTAATCGGCCATCTCTTTTATTTCAAGAACAATGGCGATGATGACcgccatttttctcaaaaactcggAGACTTAGCTGACAAATATGGTCCCGTCTTCACATTCCGGTTAGGGTTTCGTCGTTTCTTGGCGGTGAGTAGTTATGAAGCTATGAAAGAATGCTTCTCTACCAATGATATCCATTTCGCCGATCGGCCAGCTTTACTTTACGGAGAATACCTTTGCTATAACAATGCCATGCTTGCTGTTGCCAAATATGGCCCTTACTGGAAAAAAAATCGAAAGCTAGTCAATCAAGAACTTCTCTCCGTTAGTCGGCTCGAAAAATTCAAACATGTTAGATTTTCTATAGTTCagaaaaatattaaagaactataTGATGGTGATTCACCAATGGTGAAGATAAACCTTAGTGATTGGATAGATAAATTGACTTTCGACATCATTTTGAAAATGGTTGTTGGGAAGACCTATAATAATGGACATGGAGAAATACTGAAAGCAGCTTTTCAGAAGTTCATGGTTCAAGCTATGGAGATTGAGCTCTATGATGTTTTTCACATTCCATTTTTCAAGTGGTTGGATCTTACAGGGAATATTAAGGCTATGAAACAAACTTTCAAAGACATTGATAATATTATCCAAGGTTGGTTAGATGAGCACATTAAGAAGAGAGAAACAAAGGATGTTGGAGGTGAAAATGAACAAGATTTTATTGATGTGGTGCTTTCTAAGAGGAGCAACGAACATCTTGGCGATGGTTACTCTCATGACACCACCATCAAAGCAACCGTATTC ACTTTGGTCTTGGATGCAACAGACACACTTGCACTTCATATAAAGTGGGTAATGGCGTTAATGATAAACAATAAGAATGTCATGAAGAAAGCACAAGAAGAGATGGACACCATTGTTGGTAGAGATAGATGGGTAGAAGAGAGTGATATCAAGAATTTGGTGTATCTTCAAGCAATTGTTAAAGAAGTATTACGATTACATCCACCTGCACCTTTGTCAGTACAACACCTATCTGTAAAAGATTGTGTTGTCAATGGATACCATATTCCTAAGGGGACTGCACTACTTACAAATATTATGAAACTGCAACGAGATCCTCAAATATGGGCAGATCCTGATAAATTCGATCCAGAGAGATTCTTGACAACTCATGCTGCAATTGACTATCGAGGGCAGCACTATGAGTTGATACCGTTTGGTACGGGGAGACGAGCTTGTCCCGCAATGAATTACTCATTGCAAGTGGAACACCTTTCAATTGCTCATATGATCCAAGGTTTCAATTTTGCAACTACGACAAACGAGCCTTTGGATATGAAACAAGGTGTGGGTCTAACTTTACCTAAGAAGACAGATGTTGAAGTGCTAATTACACCTCGCCTGCCTCCTACGCTCTATCAATATTAA